One window of the Halobacillus litoralis genome contains the following:
- a CDS encoding sensor histidine kinase, producing the protein MSVQKTGDIALDHIINEMVDTVTNSKDEIFQIGEESRSEFEKLNKELTETKKQVLALIDEGDKLEQKVRFSRMRLSEVSKQFQKYSEEEIRKVYEQTHGLQMDLSMKREKEKQLRERRDDIELRLRNLEETINRAEALGGKISVVLNYLTEDFKHVTDALEDAKEKQQFGLQIIEAQEEERRRLSREIHDGPAQMLANVMLRSDLVDRTYRERGIEDAMQEVKSVRSLVRSALYEVRRIIYDLRPMALDDLGLIPTLKKYLATVEDYNEGMVISFTSFGKERRLESKYEVALFRLVQEAVQNAVKHAEASEIKVKVEMKPQAAIIIVKDDGKGFNPQEKRDKSFGLVGMRERVDMLEGELNIDSSQGEGTIVTIHLPIN; encoded by the coding sequence CACATCATTAATGAGATGGTGGATACGGTCACCAATAGCAAAGATGAAATTTTTCAAATTGGTGAAGAATCCCGTAGTGAATTCGAAAAACTTAACAAAGAATTGACAGAAACGAAGAAGCAGGTGCTTGCTCTGATTGATGAAGGGGACAAGCTGGAACAAAAGGTCCGTTTTTCTCGAATGCGCTTGTCAGAAGTAAGTAAGCAGTTCCAGAAATATTCAGAAGAAGAAATTCGGAAAGTGTACGAACAAACCCATGGATTACAAATGGATTTATCGATGAAACGGGAGAAAGAAAAGCAGCTGCGAGAGCGGAGAGACGATATCGAATTACGCTTACGCAACTTAGAAGAAACCATCAACCGCGCAGAAGCCTTAGGCGGAAAAATCTCAGTGGTGCTCAATTATCTTACAGAGGATTTCAAACATGTCACTGACGCTCTGGAAGACGCCAAAGAGAAGCAGCAATTCGGCCTGCAAATCATTGAGGCGCAGGAAGAAGAACGCCGCCGGCTGTCCCGTGAAATCCATGACGGCCCCGCGCAGATGCTTGCAAATGTCATGCTAAGGTCAGACCTTGTGGATCGTACTTACCGCGAGCGCGGAATTGAAGATGCGATGCAAGAGGTGAAGAGTGTACGGTCATTAGTCCGTTCTGCCCTTTATGAAGTGCGGCGGATCATTTATGACCTGCGTCCGATGGCTTTGGATGACCTCGGATTGATTCCGACTTTGAAGAAATATTTAGCTACCGTCGAAGACTACAATGAAGGAATGGTCATTTCATTCACTTCATTCGGGAAAGAGCGCCGTTTGGAATCAAAATATGAAGTGGCGCTTTTCCGCTTGGTCCAGGAAGCGGTTCAAAACGCGGTGAAGCATGCGGAGGCTTCAGAAATCAAGGTGAAAGTGGAAATGAAACCACAAGCAGCCATCATCATTGTCAAAGACGATGGCAAAGGTTTCAATCCTCAAGAAAAGAGAGATAAGTCCTTCGGCTTAGTTGGGATGAGAGAACGCGTCGATATGCTTGAAGGCGAACTTAACATTGATTCCAGCCAAGGAGAAGGGACTATTGTAACGATTCATCTGCCAATAAATTGA